Proteins from a single region of Nomascus leucogenys isolate Asia chromosome 21, Asia_NLE_v1, whole genome shotgun sequence:
- the HRAS gene encoding GTPase HRas isoform X1: MTEYKLVVVGAGGVGKSALTIQLIQNHFVDEYDPTIEDSYRKQVVIDGETCLLDILDTAGQEEYSAMRDQYMRTGEGFLCVFAINNTKSFEDIHQYREQIKRVKDSDDVPMVLVGNKCDLAARTVESRQAQDLARSYGIPYIETSAKTRQGSRSGSGSSSGTLWDPPGTHVTQRPLALEWRMPSTRWCVRSGSTSCGS; encoded by the exons ATGACGGAATATAAGctcgtggtggtgggcgccggcGGTGTGGGCAAGAGTGCGCTGACCATCCAGCTAATCCAGAACCACTTTGTGGACGAATATGACCCCACTATAGAG GACTCCTACCGGAAGCAGGTGGTCATTGATGGGGAGACATGCCTGTTGGACATCCTGGACACGGCCGGCCAGGAGGAGTACAGCGCCATGCGGGACCAGTACATGCGTACCGGGGAGGGCTTCCTGTGTGTGTTTGCCATCAACAACACCAAGTCTTTCGAGGACATCCACCAGTACAG GGAGCAGATCAAACGGGTGAAGGACTCGGACGACGTGCCCATGGTGCTGGTGGGAAACAAGTGTGATCTGGCTGCACGCACCGTGGAGTCTCGGCAGGCTCAGGACCTCGCCCGAAGCTACGGCATCCCCTACATCGAGACCTCGGCCAAGACCCGGCAG GGCAGCCGCTCTGGCTCTGGCTCCAGCTCCGGGACCCTCTGGGACCCCCCCGGGACCCATGTGACCCAGCGGCCCCTCGCGCT GGAGTGGAGGATGCCTTCTACACGTTGGTGCGTGAGATCCGGCAGCACAAGCTGCGGAAGCTGA
- the HRAS gene encoding GTPase HRas isoform X2 has translation MTEYKLVVVGAGGVGKSALTIQLIQNHFVDEYDPTIEDSYRKQVVIDGETCLLDILDTAGQEEYSAMRDQYMRTGEGFLCVFAINNTKSFEDIHQYREQIKRVKDSDDVPMVLVGNKCDLAARTVESRQAQDLARSYGIPYIETSAKTRQGVEDAFYTLVREIRQHKLRKLNPPDESGPGCMSCKCVLS, from the exons ATGACGGAATATAAGctcgtggtggtgggcgccggcGGTGTGGGCAAGAGTGCGCTGACCATCCAGCTAATCCAGAACCACTTTGTGGACGAATATGACCCCACTATAGAG GACTCCTACCGGAAGCAGGTGGTCATTGATGGGGAGACATGCCTGTTGGACATCCTGGACACGGCCGGCCAGGAGGAGTACAGCGCCATGCGGGACCAGTACATGCGTACCGGGGAGGGCTTCCTGTGTGTGTTTGCCATCAACAACACCAAGTCTTTCGAGGACATCCACCAGTACAG GGAGCAGATCAAACGGGTGAAGGACTCGGACGACGTGCCCATGGTGCTGGTGGGAAACAAGTGTGATCTGGCTGCACGCACCGTGGAGTCTCGGCAGGCTCAGGACCTCGCCCGAAGCTACGGCATCCCCTACATCGAGACCTCGGCCAAGACCCGGCAG GGAGTGGAGGATGCCTTCTACACGTTGGTGCGTGAGATCCGGCAGCACAAGCTGCGGAAGCTGAACCCTCCTGATGAGAGTGGCCCTGGCTGCATGAGCTGCAAGTGTGTGCTCTCCTGA